From Lawsonia intracellularis PHE/MN1-00, the proteins below share one genomic window:
- a CDS encoding TusE/DsrC/DsvC family sulfur relay protein, producing the protein MAEVIYKGKNFEVDEDGFLLNFENWGPEWVDYVKESEGISEVTDAHRKIIEFLQDYYKKNGIAPMVRIISKNTGYKLKEIYEFFPSGPGKGACRMAGLPKPTGCV; encoded by the coding sequence ATGGCTGAAGTTATATACAAAGGAAAAAACTTCGAAGTCGATGAAGATGGTTTTTTATTAAATTTTGAAAATTGGGGCCCAGAGTGGGTTGATTATGTAAAAGAATCTGAGGGTATTAGTGAAGTAACAGATGCTCATAGAAAGATTATAGAATTTTTGCAAGATTATTATAAAAAAAATGGAATTGCACCTATGGTGAGAATTATTTCTAAAAATACTGGTTATAAACTTAAAGAAATTTATGAATTTTTCCCATCAGGTCCTGGGAAGGGCGCTTGTAGAATGGCTGGATTACCAAAGCCAACAGGCTGTGTTTAA
- a CDS encoding OmpA family protein, with the protein MKIIHSAIFAVTLLTAWSTVCFAAEVTASCTKRVESYNYLVDYSGSMMMKHVAVREPKIELAKEAILKINAAMPKMSYQGGLYTFAPYSVIIPQGSWNSCVAECAVNTIKSDLEIFGRLTPMGDGIKMHETVINQMPPQAAVILLTDGHNNLGMNPVEEVKSIYQTNPNVCFHVVSFADDAEGKAIIDQIVALNSGSVLVDGLQLLQNPAVCQEFVNSVFCQEQILVTEEVVVLRGVNFAFDSFALDDTAKAILEETVRLIRANPDFNVRLLGWTDSTGPDAYNLRLSQERADAVKNFLVKMGIPSNRLFAKGMGKSYQYNNATKEGRYMNRRTELVFFD; encoded by the coding sequence ATGAAAATTATCCATTCTGCAATTTTTGCTGTTACATTATTAACAGCATGGTCAACAGTTTGCTTTGCTGCAGAAGTTACAGCTAGTTGTACTAAACGTGTTGAAAGCTATAATTATCTTGTGGATTATTCAGGCTCTATGATGATGAAACATGTTGCTGTTAGAGAGCCTAAAATAGAATTAGCAAAAGAAGCTATATTAAAAATTAATGCGGCAATGCCTAAAATGTCATATCAAGGTGGATTATATACTTTTGCACCTTATTCTGTAATTATTCCCCAAGGTTCTTGGAATTCATGTGTTGCCGAATGTGCGGTTAATACAATTAAGTCTGATTTAGAAATTTTTGGTCGTCTTACTCCTATGGGAGACGGCATAAAAATGCATGAAACAGTCATTAATCAAATGCCCCCTCAGGCAGCCGTTATTCTTCTCACTGATGGTCATAATAATTTAGGGATGAATCCTGTTGAGGAAGTAAAATCTATATATCAAACAAATCCTAATGTTTGTTTTCATGTAGTTTCATTTGCAGATGATGCTGAAGGCAAAGCAATAATTGATCAAATTGTTGCACTTAATAGTGGAAGTGTTCTTGTTGATGGTTTACAGCTTCTACAAAATCCTGCTGTTTGCCAAGAATTTGTTAATAGTGTTTTTTGTCAAGAGCAAATTCTTGTTACAGAAGAAGTTGTTGTACTTCGTGGTGTAAACTTTGCTTTTGATTCTTTTGCATTAGATGATACTGCTAAAGCTATTTTAGAAGAAACAGTTCGTCTTATCAGAGCAAATCCAGATTTTAATGTTCGTTTGCTTGGGTGGACAGATAGTACTGGTCCTGATGCATATAACTTGCGTTTATCACAAGAACGTGCTGATGCAGTTAAAAACTTCTTGGTTAAAATGGGTATACCTTCAAATCGTTTATTTGCTAAAGGAATGGGTAAATCCTATCAGTATAATAATGCTACAAAAGAAGGACGATATATGAATCGTCGTACAGAACTTGTCTTTTTTGATTAG
- the ybeY gene encoding rRNA maturation RNase YbeY, whose amino-acid sequence MAVILLGNEHIWKLPFCRLEFVAILEKMLSFAKLQTIEVYLVSDTTIAFFNLHYMNCLGITNVLSFPMDDEDLAGSIILSVDAVCRESLLYRQPILDYCLSLLSHGIAHIAGYTHGVEMDKFCSNLLLPFKLA is encoded by the coding sequence ATGGCTGTAATTTTGTTAGGTAATGAACATATATGGAAGTTACCTTTTTGTCGTTTAGAATTTGTTGCTATTCTTGAGAAAATGTTATCTTTTGCAAAGTTACAAACAATAGAAGTTTATTTAGTATCAGATACAACAATTGCGTTTTTTAATCTTCATTATATGAATTGTTTAGGGATAACAAACGTCCTTTCTTTTCCCATGGATGACGAAGATCTTGCTGGAAGTATTATTTTATCTGTTGATGCTGTTTGTCGAGAATCATTATTATATCGTCAGCCTATTTTAGATTATTGTTTATCATTATTATCTCATGGAATTGCACATATTGCTGGATATACTCATGGAGTAGAGATGGATAAATTTTGTAGTAACTTATTATTACCTTTTAAGTTAGCTTAG
- the rpoC gene encoding DNA-directed RNA polymerase subunit beta' gives MSLDELFTVRSTATANATQIRNLKAIQISIASPENIREWSYGEVKKPETINYRTFKPERDGLFCAKIFGPVKDYECNCGKYKRMKHRGIVCEKCGVEVIASKVRRERMGHIELAAPVAHIWFLKTLPSKIGTLLDMAMADLEKVLYFDSYIVLDPGSTNLTKMQVISEDQYLQVIEHINEESFVVGMGAEAIRGLLEELNLETLRNSLREESQSTKSQTKKKKLTKRLKVVEAFIESGNRPEWMIMEVIPVIPPELRPLVPLDGGRFATSDLNDLYRRVINRNNRLKRLMELGAPEIIIRNEKRMLQEAVDALFDNGRRGRAIAGTNGRPLKSLSDMIKGKQGRFRQNLLGKRVDYSGRSVIVVGPKLKLHQCGLPKKMALELFKPFIYSELEKRGHASTIKSAKKIVEREELVVWDILSDVVREYPILLNRAPTLHRLGIQAFEPLLVEGKAIQLHPLVCAAYNADFDGDQMAVHIPLSVEAQVECRVLMMSTNNILSPANGSPVIVPSQDIVLGLYYMTVERSFEKGEGMVFCAPWEVISAIDNNQVNIHAKIKVRMEDGNIYNTTAGRILVWEGLPKGLKFEYVNCVLTKKNIATLVGNAYRDAGIKATVILCDRLKDIGYEYATRAGITIGVKDLIIPATKKTIIDTATSEVDDIERQYRDGIITRTEKYNKVVDVWTKATQDISSEMTKEISTEVVKDPKTERTEVNQSFNPIFMMSNSGARGNQDQMRQLAGMRGLMAKPSGEIIETPITSNFREGLTVLQYFTSTHGARKGLADTALKTANSGYLTRRLVDVVQDVIVYKNDCGTVDGIEVKQVQDGGEIKQNLSERILGRVLLYPIYHPVTNEIIFPENTLIDEYVVKKLEEIGIASVTIRSALTCQSERGVCALCYGRDLARGHLVNIGETVGIIAAQSIGEPGTQLTMRTFHIGGTASREIERSNFEALHSGRIVLTRVKSVENRDGVHLVIGKSGQLSIVDEQGRERERYSLPNGARLYVKEGQEVTKGTFLAEWDPFNEPFVSEVNGFIKFTDLIDGKTYQEKLDEATHQSSMTIIEYRTTSFRPSISICDAEGQTKQRITSTTPAIYSLPAGAIIMVKDGQEVQAGDIIARKPRETSKTRDIVGGLPRVAELFEVRKPKDMAVVSEIAGIVTYAGESKGKRKLIVTPEIGDPKEYLIPKGKHINVSDGDFVEAGDLLTEGHPELHDILKTRGEKYLAAYLVDEIQEVYRFQGVGIDDKHIEVIVRQMLRKITVTNPGGTTFLVGEQVDKGDFKEENQKIVEEGLEPATAEPLVLGITQASLTTSSFISAASFQETTKVLTEASLKGKMDYLRGLKENVIVGRLIPAGTGYREYMELDIVVPEQKERPNKFLEELEERPVLIEIDS, from the coding sequence ATGAGCCTTGATGAACTTTTTACTGTTCGTAGTACAGCAACTGCAAATGCTACACAAATTCGTAATCTTAAAGCTATTCAAATTTCTATTGCTTCTCCTGAGAATATTAGAGAATGGTCATATGGTGAAGTTAAAAAACCAGAGACTATTAATTATCGTACATTTAAACCAGAACGCGATGGTTTATTTTGTGCTAAAATTTTTGGACCTGTTAAAGATTACGAATGCAACTGTGGTAAATATAAAAGAATGAAACACCGTGGTATTGTCTGTGAAAAATGCGGTGTTGAAGTTATTGCTTCTAAAGTAAGGCGTGAGCGAATGGGTCACATAGAACTTGCAGCTCCAGTTGCACATATATGGTTTCTCAAAACTCTACCATCTAAAATTGGTACCCTTCTTGATATGGCTATGGCAGATCTTGAAAAAGTTTTATATTTTGACTCATATATTGTACTTGATCCAGGCTCTACTAACTTAACAAAAATGCAAGTTATTTCTGAAGATCAATACTTACAAGTCATAGAGCATATTAATGAAGAATCTTTTGTTGTAGGAATGGGTGCTGAAGCTATACGTGGACTTTTAGAAGAATTAAATCTTGAAACACTGCGTAACTCCCTACGTGAAGAATCTCAGTCAACTAAATCACAAACAAAAAAGAAAAAACTTACCAAACGTCTTAAAGTTGTAGAAGCCTTTATTGAGTCCGGAAACCGACCTGAATGGATGATTATGGAGGTTATACCTGTTATTCCACCAGAATTACGTCCCCTTGTTCCTCTTGATGGAGGACGTTTTGCAACATCTGACTTAAACGATCTATATCGTAGAGTTATTAATAGAAATAATCGTTTAAAACGACTTATGGAGCTTGGTGCTCCAGAAATTATTATTCGTAATGAAAAACGAATGCTTCAAGAAGCCGTTGACGCTCTTTTTGATAACGGACGTCGTGGACGTGCTATTGCAGGCACAAATGGTCGACCTTTAAAATCACTCTCTGACATGATTAAAGGAAAACAAGGTCGATTCCGTCAAAACTTACTTGGTAAACGAGTAGATTATTCTGGACGTTCAGTCATTGTTGTAGGTCCCAAGTTAAAACTACATCAATGTGGATTACCTAAAAAAATGGCACTAGAACTGTTTAAACCTTTTATTTACTCTGAACTTGAAAAAAGAGGGCATGCATCTACTATCAAAAGTGCCAAAAAAATTGTTGAACGTGAAGAACTTGTTGTATGGGATATCCTTTCTGATGTTGTTCGTGAATACCCAATACTACTTAATCGTGCCCCTACCCTTCACAGGCTAGGAATTCAAGCCTTTGAACCTCTCCTTGTTGAAGGAAAAGCAATTCAACTCCATCCTCTTGTTTGTGCAGCATATAATGCAGACTTTGATGGCGACCAAATGGCTGTACATATACCTTTATCAGTAGAAGCACAGGTAGAGTGTCGTGTGCTTATGATGAGTACAAACAATATTCTCTCTCCTGCAAATGGCTCACCTGTTATTGTACCATCACAAGATATTGTTCTAGGTCTTTATTATATGACTGTAGAACGCTCTTTTGAAAAAGGTGAAGGAATGGTTTTCTGTGCCCCATGGGAAGTTATTTCAGCTATTGATAATAACCAAGTCAACATCCATGCAAAAATTAAAGTCCGCATGGAAGATGGGAATATATATAATACTACAGCAGGACGTATTCTTGTTTGGGAAGGTCTGCCCAAAGGGCTTAAATTCGAATACGTTAATTGTGTTCTTACTAAAAAAAATATTGCTACTCTTGTTGGAAATGCTTATCGTGATGCTGGAATCAAAGCAACTGTTATTCTCTGTGACCGCCTAAAAGACATTGGATATGAATATGCTACAAGAGCAGGCATCACAATTGGTGTGAAAGATCTCATTATTCCTGCTACCAAAAAAACAATCATTGATACAGCTACTTCTGAAGTTGACGATATTGAACGTCAATACCGTGATGGTATTATCACCCGTACAGAAAAATATAATAAAGTTGTTGACGTTTGGACTAAAGCTACACAAGATATTTCTTCAGAAATGACCAAAGAAATTTCTACAGAAGTTGTTAAAGATCCAAAGACAGAAAGAACAGAAGTCAACCAAAGCTTTAATCCTATTTTTATGATGTCCAACTCTGGTGCTCGAGGAAACCAGGATCAAATGCGACAGTTAGCAGGAATGCGTGGGTTAATGGCTAAACCTTCAGGTGAAATTATTGAAACACCAATCACTTCTAACTTCCGTGAAGGATTAACGGTACTCCAATATTTTACATCTACACATGGTGCCCGAAAAGGTCTTGCAGACACTGCTCTAAAAACTGCTAACTCTGGATATCTTACTCGTCGTCTTGTAGATGTTGTCCAAGATGTTATTGTTTATAAAAATGACTGTGGGACTGTAGATGGTATTGAAGTTAAACAAGTTCAAGATGGTGGAGAAATCAAACAAAACCTTAGTGAAAGAATTCTAGGCCGAGTTCTTCTCTATCCTATCTATCATCCTGTTACTAATGAAATCATCTTCCCTGAAAATACTCTTATAGACGAATATGTTGTTAAAAAACTTGAAGAAATTGGTATTGCTTCTGTCACTATTAGATCTGCATTAACTTGTCAGTCTGAACGTGGGGTATGTGCATTATGTTATGGACGTGATCTTGCTCGTGGCCATCTTGTCAACATAGGTGAAACTGTTGGTATAATTGCAGCTCAATCTATTGGTGAACCTGGGACACAACTTACCATGCGTACTTTCCATATTGGTGGAACTGCCTCACGCGAAATTGAACGCTCTAATTTTGAAGCTCTTCATTCTGGAAGAATTGTTCTTACTCGTGTTAAGTCAGTTGAAAATCGTGATGGCGTCCATCTTGTAATAGGTAAAAGTGGTCAACTTTCTATCGTAGATGAACAAGGACGAGAAAGAGAAAGATATTCTTTACCTAATGGAGCTAGACTTTATGTAAAAGAAGGACAAGAAGTCACAAAAGGTACTTTTCTTGCAGAATGGGATCCTTTTAACGAACCTTTTGTCTCTGAAGTAAATGGATTTATCAAATTTACCGATCTTATTGATGGGAAAACATACCAAGAAAAACTTGATGAAGCTACTCATCAATCATCCATGACAATAATTGAATACAGAACTACTAGCTTCCGTCCTTCAATATCAATATGTGATGCAGAAGGCCAAACAAAACAACGTATCACAAGTACAACACCTGCAATATATAGTCTCCCTGCAGGAGCTATTATAATGGTCAAAGATGGTCAAGAAGTACAAGCTGGGGACATTATAGCTCGTAAACCTCGTGAAACTTCAAAAACACGTGATATTGTTGGCGGGCTTCCTCGAGTTGCTGAATTGTTTGAAGTCCGTAAACCAAAAGATATGGCTGTTGTTTCCGAAATTGCAGGTATAGTTACTTATGCAGGTGAATCCAAAGGAAAACGTAAACTTATTGTTACTCCTGAAATAGGTGATCCTAAAGAATATCTTATTCCAAAAGGTAAACACATTAACGTTTCTGATGGTGACTTTGTTGAAGCAGGAGATCTCTTAACAGAAGGACATCCTGAACTTCATGATATCCTTAAAACAAGAGGTGAAAAGTATCTTGCTGCATATCTTGTTGATGAAATTCAAGAAGTTTACCGCTTTCAAGGTGTAGGAATTGACGATAAACATATTGAAGTCATTGTTCGACAAATGTTACGTAAAATCACTGTAACAAATCCTGGAGGAACAACGTTCCTTGTTGGAGAACAAGTAGATAAAGGTGACTTTAAAGAAGAAAACCAAAAAATTGTGGAAGAAGGATTAGAACCCGCTACAGCAGAACCATTGGTATTAGGAATTACTCAAGCCTCACTAACAACTTCATCATTTATTTCAGCAGCTTCATTCCAAGAAACGACAAAAGTTCTTACAGAAGCTTCTCTAAAAGGAAAAATGGATTACCTGAGAGGACTAAAAGAAAACGTTATTGTTGGTCGACTTATTCCTGCAGGGACAGGTTATAGGGAATATATGGAGTTAGATATTGTTGTTCCTGAACAAAAAGAACGTCCAAACAAATTTCTTGAAGAACTTGAAGAACGTCCTGTTTTAATAGAGATAGATTCTTAG
- the rpoB gene encoding DNA-directed RNA polymerase subunit beta has product MVQLTKQFGKIKVEVPIPHLLNLQVDSYKKFLQEGLLEPLPEEGLESVFRSVFPIEDFNRTSSLEFVNYKIGEPKYDQAECIAKGLTYEAPIRIKVRLIIYDVDSDTESRTVHDIKEQDIYFGTLPLMTEKGTFIINGTERVIVNQLQRSPGIIFEHDSGKTHASRKVLYSCRIIPMRGSWLDFDFDHKDILYVRIDRRRKMPATILLKAMGMGKQDILNFFYKKETYILDNDGRIKWKFDPSLFRKDIAYTDILDNDNNLLVAAGKTITKRVWRQMEASGLEAFEVDPSTVIGQFLAEDIIDTSTGEILAESAEEITEGLIQTFRDAGITTFTVLHTRGNDTSSSIRDTLVQDKIPTTEKAQEEIYRRLRPSSPPTPEIAASFFDNLFRNNSYYDLSPVGRYKLNQRLDNYENATLRTLSDNDILEAIKLLTHLKDSHGPADDIDHLGNRRVRLVGELVENQYRIGLVRMERAIKERMSIQEVATLMPHDLINPKPVAALLKEFFGTSQLSQFMDQTNSLSEVTHKRRLSALGPGGLTRERAGFEVRDVHVSHYGRICPIETPEGPNIGLIVSLTTYAKVNDYGFIETPYRVVRNGYVTDEIIHLDASCEFSEVIAQANASIDSEGRLIDDYVTTRARGDVLMSAREEVTLMDISPSQMVSISAALIPFLEHDDANRALMGSNMQRQAVPLLRSERPLVGTGMEVDVAHDSGSCILAEGDGIIRYADANRIIVSYDDPNLYPEFGGVRAYDLLKYHKSNQNFCFGQRPSCIPGQIVKKGEVLADGPAIRDGGLALGKNLVVAFMPWCGYNFEDSILISERVVKEDTYTSVHIEEFEIVARDTKLGPEEITRDIPNVGEEMLSNLDENGIIRIGAAVKPEDILVGKITPKGETQLTPEEKLLRAIFGDKARDVKNTSLKVPPGIEGTVIDVKVFNRRSGEKDDRTRLIEDYEISLMDSKEQNYIKSITQRMKEKILPLINGKQLGTTILGKGKGEVLAEENSAITPELLDSLPLKKLEGAFKSKELNETITEMLSQYEKQINYIKTIYDSKRGKVTEGDDLPPGVIRMVKVHIAVKRKLAVGDKMAGRHGNKGVVSCILPEEDMPFFADGSPVDIVLNPLGVPSRMNIGQIMETHLGWAAKELGQQLNNMVEQGVAIQSLREQVKSVFESPEISAEIDAMDDDTFRTSVQKLKKGIITMTPVFDGAGESEVWDWLAKAGLPSDGKAILYDGRTGEAFKNRVTTGVMYILKLHHLVDEKIHARSTGPYSLVTQQPLGGKAQFGGQRLGEMEVWALEAYGASYLLQEFLTVKSDDVSGRVKMYEKIVKGDNFLEAGLPESFNVLVKELMSLGLNVTLHQEEGKKKPKRTGLIDKE; this is encoded by the coding sequence ATGGTTCAACTTACAAAACAGTTTGGAAAAATTAAAGTTGAAGTGCCAATTCCGCACCTTCTTAATCTCCAAGTAGATTCATATAAAAAATTCCTACAAGAAGGACTCTTAGAGCCTCTCCCAGAAGAAGGATTAGAAAGTGTTTTCCGTTCTGTCTTTCCTATTGAAGACTTTAATCGCACATCAAGTCTTGAGTTTGTTAACTACAAAATTGGTGAACCAAAGTATGACCAAGCAGAATGTATAGCCAAAGGCCTTACTTATGAAGCACCAATAAGAATTAAAGTGCGACTAATTATATACGATGTAGATAGTGATACTGAAAGTAGAACTGTTCATGACATTAAAGAACAAGATATTTACTTTGGCACTTTGCCTCTCATGACTGAAAAAGGAACATTCATTATTAATGGAACAGAGAGAGTTATTGTAAATCAGTTACAACGCTCTCCTGGAATTATTTTTGAACATGATAGTGGTAAAACCCATGCCAGTCGAAAGGTCCTTTATTCATGCCGAATTATTCCTATGCGTGGCTCTTGGCTTGACTTTGACTTTGATCATAAAGACATCCTTTATGTTCGTATTGACCGTCGTCGCAAAATGCCTGCCACTATTTTACTTAAAGCTATGGGCATGGGAAAACAAGATATTCTTAACTTTTTTTATAAAAAAGAAACATATATTTTAGATAATGATGGACGTATAAAATGGAAGTTTGATCCTAGCTTGTTCCGAAAAGATATTGCTTATACTGATATACTTGATAATGACAATAACCTCCTTGTAGCAGCAGGAAAAACTATTACAAAACGAGTATGGAGACAAATGGAGGCATCTGGACTTGAAGCCTTTGAAGTAGATCCCTCAACAGTTATAGGACAATTCCTTGCTGAAGACATTATTGATACTTCAACAGGTGAAATCCTTGCTGAATCTGCTGAAGAAATTACAGAAGGTCTCATACAAACATTTCGTGATGCTGGGATTACTACCTTTACTGTATTACACACAAGAGGTAATGATACCTCGTCATCTATCCGTGATACATTAGTCCAAGACAAAATACCTACAACAGAAAAAGCTCAAGAAGAAATTTATCGTCGCTTGAGACCAAGTTCACCTCCTACGCCTGAAATTGCTGCTTCTTTCTTTGATAATCTCTTTAGAAATAATAGTTATTATGATCTCTCTCCTGTAGGACGTTATAAGCTTAATCAGAGATTAGATAACTATGAAAATGCAACTCTTCGTACGCTTTCTGATAACGATATTCTTGAGGCGATTAAGTTACTTACACATCTAAAAGATAGCCATGGCCCAGCTGATGATATTGACCACTTAGGAAATCGACGTGTCCGCTTAGTAGGAGAACTTGTAGAAAATCAATATCGTATAGGCCTTGTTCGTATGGAACGTGCCATAAAAGAACGCATGAGTATCCAAGAGGTTGCCACACTCATGCCACATGATCTTATTAATCCTAAACCAGTAGCAGCTCTCCTTAAAGAATTCTTTGGGACATCACAGTTATCGCAATTTATGGATCAAACAAACTCTTTATCTGAAGTAACCCATAAACGTCGTCTCTCTGCTTTAGGTCCTGGGGGATTAACACGTGAGCGTGCTGGTTTTGAAGTCCGTGACGTCCATGTATCTCACTATGGAAGAATTTGTCCTATTGAAACACCTGAAGGACCTAATATTGGGCTTATTGTCTCACTAACAACATATGCAAAAGTAAACGATTATGGATTCATTGAAACTCCATATAGGGTAGTCCGTAACGGTTATGTTACTGATGAAATCATACATCTAGATGCTTCTTGTGAGTTTAGTGAAGTTATTGCTCAAGCAAATGCATCCATCGATAGTGAAGGACGTCTTATAGATGACTATGTAACTACTCGTGCACGAGGTGATGTTTTGATGTCTGCAAGGGAAGAAGTTACCCTTATGGACATTTCTCCTAGCCAAATGGTTTCTATTTCTGCAGCGCTTATCCCATTCCTTGAACATGATGATGCAAATCGTGCATTAATGGGTTCAAACATGCAACGTCAGGCTGTACCATTATTACGTTCTGAACGCCCTTTGGTAGGAACAGGAATGGAAGTAGATGTTGCTCATGACTCTGGCTCATGTATTTTAGCTGAAGGTGATGGTATTATTCGTTATGCTGATGCTAACAGAATTATTGTTTCTTATGACGATCCCAACCTTTATCCTGAATTCGGCGGTGTCCGTGCATATGATTTACTGAAATACCACAAGTCAAATCAAAACTTCTGTTTTGGACAACGACCATCCTGTATCCCAGGACAAATCGTCAAAAAAGGAGAAGTACTTGCTGATGGCCCAGCTATCCGTGACGGAGGTCTTGCTTTAGGAAAAAATCTTGTTGTAGCTTTTATGCCTTGGTGTGGATATAACTTTGAAGACTCTATTCTTATTTCAGAACGAGTCGTTAAAGAAGATACATATACATCTGTACATATTGAAGAATTTGAAATTGTGGCAAGAGACACAAAGCTTGGTCCTGAAGAAATCACAAGAGATATCCCCAATGTTGGGGAGGAAATGCTTTCAAATCTTGATGAAAACGGTATTATCCGTATTGGTGCAGCTGTTAAGCCAGAAGACATTCTAGTTGGGAAAATTACACCTAAAGGTGAGACACAACTTACTCCTGAAGAAAAGTTATTGCGAGCAATCTTTGGTGATAAAGCACGTGATGTAAAAAATACATCTTTAAAAGTACCTCCAGGAATAGAAGGAACGGTTATTGATGTAAAAGTATTTAATCGTCGTTCAGGAGAAAAAGATGACCGTACCCGCCTTATAGAAGACTATGAAATAAGTCTTATGGATAGCAAAGAGCAAAACTATATTAAATCCATTACCCAACGCATGAAGGAAAAAATCCTTCCCCTTATAAATGGAAAACAACTAGGAACAACTATACTTGGTAAAGGGAAAGGAGAAGTACTTGCAGAAGAAAATAGTGCCATAACTCCAGAACTGTTAGATTCACTACCCTTAAAAAAACTGGAGGGTGCATTTAAAAGCAAAGAACTTAATGAAACTATCACAGAAATGCTTTCACAATATGAAAAGCAAATCAACTATATAAAAACAATTTATGATTCTAAAAGAGGGAAAGTTACAGAGGGTGACGATTTACCTCCTGGAGTCATTCGTATGGTTAAAGTACATATTGCGGTGAAACGTAAGCTTGCTGTTGGAGACAAAATGGCTGGACGCCATGGTAACAAGGGTGTTGTTTCTTGTATTTTACCTGAAGAAGATATGCCATTTTTTGCTGATGGTTCACCTGTAGACATTGTACTAAACCCTCTTGGCGTTCCATCACGAATGAATATTGGGCAAATTATGGAAACACATTTAGGCTGGGCCGCTAAAGAGCTTGGACAGCAGTTAAATAATATGGTTGAACAAGGTGTTGCAATACAATCACTTCGTGAACAAGTTAAAAGTGTCTTTGAATCACCAGAAATCTCTGCAGAAATAGATGCAATGGATGATGATACATTTCGTACTTCTGTACAAAAACTCAAAAAAGGCATTATCACAATGACTCCAGTTTTTGATGGTGCTGGAGAAAGCGAAGTATGGGACTGGTTAGCAAAAGCAGGACTTCCTAGTGACGGAAAAGCCATCTTATATGATGGTCGTACAGGTGAAGCATTTAAAAATAGAGTTACAACTGGAGTAATGTACATACTTAAACTTCACCATCTTGTTGATGAAAAAATTCATGCTCGCTCAACAGGGCCATACTCCCTAGTAACGCAACAACCTCTTGGAGGGAAAGCGCAATTCGGCGGTCAACGACTAGGAGAAATGGAGGTATGGGCATTAGAAGCTTATGGTGCTTCTTATTTATTGCAAGAATTTCTTACAGTTAAATCTGATGATGTTTCAGGTCGTGTAAAAATGTATGAAAAAATTGTCAAAGGTGATAATTTCCTTGAAGCTGGCTTACCTGAATCATTTAATGTTTTAGTTAAAGAGCTTATGTCCCTTGGACTTAATGTAACTCTCCATCAAGAAGAGGGTAAGAAAAAACCCAAGAGAACTGGATTAATAGATAAAGAATAA